A section of the Agromyces aurantiacus genome encodes:
- a CDS encoding M23 family metallopeptidase — translation MTTTPIVLELPFRGRWLARNSPARRVPSHGTHALGTTYAIDFIAVDERGRSAPAGWRSLLAVERPEAFVGFGQPILAPVAGTVVAVHDGEEDHEARRSQLALVGYMLGQAGRVRRGPAAIAGNHVVLALGPEGPYVALVHLRRGSVRVAVGDVVSAGEQLGECGNSGNSTQPHVHVQAADSIDWSRARGLPIAFRFRRHGDDGQVVVGLPAESEVVEDVAAPA, via the coding sequence ATGACGACGACGCCGATCGTGCTCGAGCTGCCGTTCCGGGGTCGCTGGCTCGCGCGCAACAGCCCGGCCCGCCGGGTGCCGAGCCACGGTACGCACGCACTCGGCACGACCTACGCGATCGACTTCATCGCGGTCGACGAGCGCGGCCGGTCCGCGCCGGCCGGCTGGCGGAGCCTGCTCGCCGTCGAACGGCCCGAGGCGTTCGTCGGCTTCGGGCAGCCGATCCTCGCACCCGTCGCCGGCACGGTCGTCGCCGTGCACGACGGCGAGGAGGATCACGAGGCGCGGCGCTCCCAGCTCGCGCTCGTCGGCTACATGCTCGGGCAGGCCGGCCGCGTGCGCCGGGGTCCGGCCGCCATTGCGGGGAACCACGTGGTACTCGCCCTGGGGCCGGAGGGACCGTACGTCGCACTGGTGCACCTGCGCCGCGGTTCGGTCCGCGTCGCGGTCGGCGACGTGGTCTCGGCAGGCGAGCAGCTCGGCGAGTGCGGCAATTCGGGCAACAGCACGCAGCCGCACGTGCACGTGCAGGCGGCGGACTCGATTGACTGGTCGCGGGCGCGCGGGCTGCCGATCGCCTTCCGCTTCCGTCGGCACGGCGACGACGGGCAGGTCGTCGTGGGCCTTCCCGCGGAATCCGAGGTCGTCGAGGACGTCGCGGCTCCCGCGTGA
- a CDS encoding MarR family winged helix-turn-helix transcriptional regulator, with protein sequence MADRATAVAAWEALFRAQVSIMRSLSAQFPTELMSLNEYDVLFNISRAPGRRLRLKDLNRHVLISQPSVSRLVDRLVARGLVQKTDDPLDGRGTIVQLTPKGFEEFRRAAIHHMHAITDRVGTALDDDELHQLIDLCDRLRTAQEHPAG encoded by the coding sequence GTGGCTGATCGCGCGACCGCCGTGGCCGCTTGGGAGGCGTTGTTCCGCGCCCAGGTCTCGATCATGCGCAGCCTCTCGGCGCAGTTCCCCACCGAGCTCATGTCGCTCAACGAGTACGACGTGCTGTTCAACATCTCGCGCGCGCCCGGCCGCCGCCTTCGCCTGAAGGACCTCAACCGCCACGTCCTCATCTCGCAGCCGAGCGTGAGCCGGCTCGTCGACCGGCTCGTCGCGCGCGGCCTGGTGCAGAAGACCGACGACCCGCTCGACGGTCGCGGCACGATCGTGCAGCTCACGCCCAAGGGCTTCGAGGAGTTCCGTCGCGCGGCGATCCACCACATGCACGCGATCACCGATCGCGTCGGCACCGCGCTCGACGACGACGAACTGCACCAGCTCATCGACCTGTGCGACCGGCTCCGCACGGCGCAGGAGCATCCGGCCGGCTGA